The genome window ACGGCTTTTATAAACCATCATCGCTTGTGCAGGTTCATGAAGGGGCCCAGAGAAATGACCCTCAACAGGAAGGGACCTGCAAGGGTAAGGGAAAAGATGAGCGGAGAACTTGGTGCTCACTACCAGCCTGCTGTTAGGATTTCAGGTGCCAGCTCGTGCggagctgtgcctgcagcaccAGAGATAGGACAGagtcctgctcccagctgcaagACAGAGATAAGGCCCCTGGAACCGATGGAAATGCAGGGCACGAATCAGCCCCAGGTTTGTGGGAGGAGGTGAAGAAGACCACATGAGGCAGAGGAAGAGTACAGTCAAGCCAATCCAGCAGAACACCTCGGAGGAGTTTTATCTATCCTGACAAATACAGTGCTGGTTATCAAGCAGATGCTGCTGTCAAAATGGTGCAAAACCCTACCACTTCAACGCAGGCTCCTTGGCTCTCCCAAACCCACACTCTCATCTTCACCCCCTGCAAATGAACAACAAGAGCAACCAAACAGAGAGGCTGCGCACTACGAAAAAGCTCGAACAACACCTCAGCTGACCCAAAATCAGAAAGGAACGTGTTTCTGGTTAAGATGGCAGCTTAACTTACGTCATACAgcaacaaaggggaaaaaaaaccctccttaCCTGGGAACCACAGGTCCTGGAAACAGTCAATGGCTTTGCTTTTGCCCCGTCAGTTGTCTCCAGCCTTCTTCTCCTTCAAGGCATGGGACGATGGGTTACCTCGGAGTCTTGTTTTGAACCTGTCTCCCTTGCCGTCCTCCTCTAATGCATGTCCTTCAGCTGTCCATGGAAGGGGAGAAGGTGATTAAACCAGCTAACAACAACTCCCTGCAGGACGGTGCTATTTGCGCAAGACAAATCTGACGACGTGCAGTTCATTGAAAGTTCCCTTTTCCATCACTGTGCAAGTTGAAACGGTTTTAGCTCCTAAGCGACGTGGACGTAATCCAGTGCCTTGTAAAGTGGAAGCGGTTGGTCACTCACccaaggaaaggagaagggattTGTGAGATCCCAAGTAGTATTTCTGGTGCTGTATGTTGCCATGTTCTCTACCCCCAGGACTAGCTCGATATTAGTATAAATACATAGTAtagcatgtgtgtgcatatatatatggtACAAATAGTATAAAGAAGCCAATTTCAGTATGTATTAGCAGTCTCTTTTACAGATGACTATACAATTCTTCTTAATGATTGCTGCTACCCTAGTACATCAGACTGAGACCTCATTATGCCAACCACACAAGCAGCCTCAGGAGAGCTCGCTGTACCTTTGCCAGATGCCCCAACCTTCTGAACAGCTGAAGATTGCAAGAGGTCACAGGGAACCCCTTGAAGGCCCCAGGATCTGATCTTACAAGTCAGAATTACCTGAGCAGAGATCAGCTCCCATTTATCAATGATGTCCCATTGGCTTCAGCCAGGCCAAGATTTCTTGCCCTGGGTATCAGCCATGAGCACAGGAGCACCACCTGTAACTCAGGAGTGGGCATCCCTTGACGGAGAGGATGAGCCACTGATGTACGGATGTCCCATTATTCACGGGAGCCACCTCTGCGTTGGAATAACACTCAACACGTGGAAGCGGATCAGAAGATGCATGGCCAAAGAGAAGGACCCTTCGAGCcagggctgctttccagccaacGCTAAATCATCACCAAAACTTCACTCATAATCCCAAGCATTTACTTCCTTTTATGTTCTGTGTGACAAAAATTCATCTTCGGGGCTATACCATCTCCAAAGGCGTCTTTGTCTGCGTAGACTTTCCTTACACACAAGGCAGACGGCTCAAATGGGAAAcagcctccccttcccccagacACCTCCCAGGTCCAACACACATCGCAGGCAACGAGCTGCTGGTCTCGCAGAGCAGGGGGGAATCAAGAAGCCTCGTACGAAGAAATCCAGGCCAAGAGGTGCCTGAGACTTTCTCACTGACATAAGCCAGAAGAGGTTGCCATCAAGAACAACGGCACATTGCAGGGAGAAGGCTACGTGTACAGAAGCACTGACGCACCCATGCAAGTAAATCCCATTTACTTCCACCGAACTACCTGGCCCAGACTTTCCAGCCACATAAAGGAGAATAACCCGCTGACGCTGATGGACACTGGCTATTTATACCTGGAGATGCTCTTCACCCTTATACAAACAGCACCCGAGGTTGAATCCACTTTGAAGAATGGATTTTCAGCTTTACAAGAGCAAATCTACCCAAGTAAAGTGTGAGAATTCTGCAAGCCTACGAGTTCAGAGGAGTCGCAGAGCTGAACCTGTCTTGGGGTctggtttttgttctttgttaatCATTTTCACGGGCCTTTGCACTTTTGGATTCCAGCCTGACTGGAAGCAGCAAATGCTGGAAACCTCGCAAAGCTTTCCAAGTGTGAAACCCCCCTCTCCCTGGAGAAGGTTTAATGCACCTCAGGTTTGCATCCAGGGGCTGAGCTAGTCACCCCTCAGACACTCAGGATGTTCATCTGTTGGAGAGTTTCCAACCTGAAATACAGGCTTTGAACCCGAAGCATGTTTTGCAGAAGCAGGACCAAGAGATCACTGGGTGCGAAGGAGTGATGGGGCTGACAGGGGGAGCTGAGATGGTGCCCAGAGATCAGCTCGTGATAGCAAGCCATGGGGGCTGCTGATGCTTTTCTCGCTAAACACCCACTTTTCATCCTTTCCCAGGGATCTCCTAGGCTCCATCACCCTCGTCCCATAATTAGATTGAACAATGCCTGGCGTTCGCTTCCACGGAAAGACACAACTCTCAGGCGAGGTTTAGAAAGCCTCAAGTAATGCCCAGATCAAACGTGGCCGAGACGTGTagagcaaagctgctgctcagccaaGAGAGCTGGAGCATGCACGGGGAAGagcctccctctctctctctttgctgtTTTATCCTCCAGACTTACAATAAGGGCTATTCTCTCCTGGAAGGAGGAATCCAAAACACTCCAGCTTTTTATTGATTCACTGCAAAGGGAAGGTATAGATTCTCCTCCGCCAGCCAACCTCCCGTTAAAGCAGCCACCTCGGGCCCATGATGAACCGCTCGAGCTGAACCAAGAGGAAGCAGCGGCCGGTGGCTCTCAGGAGCTTGCAGAATCGGTGTTTCCGACTGACTGCCTCTCTCGCTCCTTCAAACCCCTCAACCAAAAACACCGCATTCACCGGGCCAGACGGGACgggaaatgagaagaaaaaactttccCTCCATCACCACTCTTCTTTATAAAACTGCCACCCTCGCCTCCCACCAAAGCAACCTTGAAATTCAAGCCAGCCATTGGAACAAGTTGGCTGAGTTAGAGACAAGAGCTCCGGACCACCTCTTCAAAGGCTCAGCATCCTCTGCGCAGCACAGGATTCCCGTACTTTTCATCCTGCATTGGTTTTAGAGTGGGGCCACGTGGAAAaagagaggcaggagggagcatgGCCATGTCGCAGAGGGCTCACAGGCTGCTTCATGAAGTCGCGTCCTGCATTCAGGCGGTCTGGTCTCAGATATTTTACCAGTCCTTGATGAAAGGAGGCATAAATGATTAAAATGCTCTCCAGAGGAGGTTCATATGGCTGTCGTGGATAATCATGAGCTGAGCAAATCCACTTTGCCCCGGTCACTACCCAGGACAGCGAGTGACAAGGTTGCGATGGGGTGCCTGGAGGAAGGGAGATGCCAGCTCGCTGGTCAGGAGACCAGAAATCTGACTTTCCTCCCCTCTCACACCttcgatgggccgaggtcagttgtatggggttcaacaaggccaagtgcaaggtcctgcacttgggccacagcaaccccatgcaacgctacaggcttggggaagagtggctggaaagctgcccggtggaaaaggacctgggcgtgttggttgacagccggctgaatatgagccagcagtgtgcccaggtggccaagaaagccaatggcatcctggcttgtatcagaaatagcgtggccagcaggactagggcagtgatcgtccccctgtactcggcactggtgaggccgcacctcgaatgctgtgttcaggtttgggcccctcactacaagagagacatggaggggctggagcgtgtccagagaagggcaacggagctggggaagggtctggagcacaaggctgatggggagcggctgagggacctggggttgttcagcctggagaaaaggaggctgaggggagacctcattgctctctacaactgcctgaaaggagggtgtagagaggtggggtcggtctcttctcccaggtaacaagggaGAGGacgagaggagatggcctcaagttgcgccagaggaggtttagactgggtattaggaaattttacttcactggaagggtgctcaagcattggaacaggctgcccagggaaggggttgagtccccatccccggaggtatttaaaagacgtttggatgaggtgcttagggacatggtgtagtggtgggcttggcagtgttaggtctacggttggactcgatgatcttaaaggtcttttccaacctatacgattctgtgattccgtgaCCCTGCTCTCTGCAAACAGCATCCCACAGACCTAAATCGAcgcagcctgcagcagagcctgtttGGGGACAGCCCAGGGGACGCCTTCGTCCCAGTCTGGGACCCACCACCAACCCCTGCACGCCAGGCAAGTGCTGGGGCCAGGAGGGCTCCCCCATCTCGAAACCCACCTTACCCACTTCCAACGGGGCTGGGACGCGAGCTCCACGGGCCAGGCACTGCCTCCGGCTGTGTCTGCACAGCCCGGCTCGATGGTTTCACTCTCTCGGGACTCCTGCAACCCAAGCCCTCAATAATGAGGATATTCAAGTGTCGTGTGCCCATCAGACTAAGACCCGCGGCGTCGCCCCAGTCGATATGGGGCTGACGGGAACAGATCCTGGAGAGCTGGTGGCAATGGGAGCTGTAACCCTGAGACGCAGATAGACGCACCCTGATGCACGACGACCGTGACTTTGGCTTATTGTGCATCCCGATTCCCCGCTGCAGAAGACATAAATGTGTCTGTAGGTGGCCCAGAAACACTgacttattaaaaagaaaaaggggggggaaaaaaaaccagaatgaatGCAGCGTCTGTCACCCTTTCGCagaattgttattttttgtgtgtagtTGGGGcttgtttttcaaagatttacatttttgtgtgtgtgtcattCGCTTTTCATGCATTTTGAGACCTTGGAGCTTAGAAATTCAAAACACTTGTCACTCACGTCAATCCTTCTGGACAAAACAGAGCTGCCACTtggatggattaaaaaaaaaaaaaacaaacaacaaacaaaacgCACTTTTCTATCAAGCTGTGACTCGGTCACCCTACTCAATGCAAGCAAGACAATGtttagagaaagcaaaaagaaagatctgAGTTTTCATACTCGTCGGTGGAACTAAATTGATTAAGGTCATTTCCTAGGTAGGTTTGAAATCTTCTGCAAcaattttttgaaaagaaaaagaaaagtgccCCCCTcctcaaaaaagagaaaagtcacTACTGCAAAAACATTAAATCTGCTTGGGTAACTCAGAATATATGTTGGCAAGGCAACATATCTCAGCTTGAACAGTAAACCTGCTATGTCAGAGGCTCTGCAACATATGAAAGAGACTTGGGTTTCAATATATCATGCTGAATTTACTTCTTTTCAGCCTTTCACGGGAAAGTATTTGATGTCCATCCTTTCACTGTTGCAATCGATAGGGTGACCTCACTTAAAAGTTTCCTGACCTTTGCTGTTGTTGATATTGTTctgttaaaatgtaatttaactCTTTTTCTTTAGTCTGGAAATAGCACTGTACAGACAGCAAACATGATAGAGGtttggtttttccccccccccctaaCCTAGAGGCGAGAGGTAAAAACATCCATCACCAGAGCTGGCGTAAAACCAGATGATGTCAAGAAGCGTACGACGTACAGCGGCCCAGACCCTCTGCTGAAGCAGACCCGTTGAGTTGCACTGATTTCATACTTCACGTCGGAGCTAAGCCCACTGGCATCTGCAGAGGGGCTGGCTGGCTTCCCAGCACTTTCTTGTAAAGATACATACCTGCTCGGTAAGGTAAATAACCAGAAGGGCCGCCTTCTGACGCTCTTAACTCCCGCGCTGAAGAGCACCCTACTCAATATTTTAGCCACAGGATTGAGTGGTCTCCCTGGATTCACAGCATCACTAGGATGTTGGCATCTCTTTGGTAATATAAACTTATAACATTTCCAGGATAGCGATCTTTAGCTAAGGCCTGACACGTATTCCACATAATCCCAGAAAACCAGATAGATCAAAACCTACAAGAAAAAAGTGAACCTTTTTCAAACAGCAACTACCAGAATGGAAGGTGACTGATTTTTCTCATGACAGTGGGTGTTAGAAGAGTCAGCCACACGCTTTAGGGTTACAGCTGGATTATCCATCACAGGATCTTTGCGAGTCTGGTTTGAATTGTATTATAACCCTGTAATGCAAGTACTCTCGCAAAAGCAAACTCACATCGTTATTATCTGTTGGTTTACTATTATTATGTCTTTGCATTACTGCTGCGCATGGGTATTACGCTGCATTAGTGATGCAGATGCGCACGTCTGCACTCACACCCATACATTTACACAGGATTATGGCTAAAATTCCTGATCCTACTCATAAAAAGCCCTATAAATCCTGGATAGCTCCCTTTAAATCAGCAGCATTATCCTACTGTAAATCCAGGGTGTAAATCAGAGCAGACTCTGGCTCAGACGCTCTTCAGCCACACACCGGAATGGGGCGGCGAGGCTAAGAGCAAGCCCTGGGCTCCGTACACATCAGttccccccaaaacccatcCCCATGGCGtgccctgctcagccccacaccCCATCGCAGGGTCTGAGCCCCACTTCCCAAAGTACCAGCCCAACTCTTCTCATCAAAAAGCTCTCTGAAATAGATTAAGAGCTGGCTTTGGCAGCGCCGCTGCTGCCACGTGCTTAAATATTGCTCACAGCTGAGTTATTTCTTGCTTCTTAGGAACTTTAAATGGCTTTAATGCTCAGTGAACTCATGAAAGGCTAGTATCTAAAGTCAGCAGCACTGAAACGATGAATTAGCCAAAGGAGAAACAGGCCAGTTAGGCATTTCTTACAATACATTATCTAGATGGTTGCCAGAGGAGCTGATTTAAAGTCACTGTGCTGCACCTGAATGTCGTTTATGGCTCATAAAAGGAAATCTGtgtttaagtaaaaataaagcaggactGTACtttctatataaaaaaaaccccaccctccTCTCTCACAGagcagatgtatttttatttgctcgGTGCCTGCCTCTGAGGCACGTGGACTCTGACAGCACTGGGATGCTTTCAGCCAAGAGTTAAGCAGGAGGACTTGCTCCAGCACGAGTTATGTTTgatttttactcatttttccaGCGAGGCCTTTACATAGTGAATTTGACCTCCTTGCAAAGGCAAGACCTGAACGCCTACGTACATCTGTAGCTGTCAGAGGAACAAGGGAGATCCCCAGGCACGGGCAGCAGCCCACCAGTCCTGCCCCAaagccacagccctgcagcGGGAAGAAGCAGGGACCCTTCGTAACATCCCCGGCTCCAGGGGCGGGATATTTGGCCAAATAAGGTCTAAGTCACAGTCACATCTACCTGAGGACGTGTATTTTCACTCACCTGTTGTCCGCTGATAAATTCCCTCATATCAGACTCCAATGGGGCCAAACACACTTTTTTGGTCTCAGTGCAAATACCACCTGGAGTATTGTGGCACCCAGCCACGAGGAAAGCCGCCTAGAACATACACAGATGTTTTTTCCTATTATACCTCTGCCAAAGTTTGATTTTTGAGAATTTTCTGCACAAAAACAAGTCCTAATGACAAATATGCAATAACGACATAAAACTATCCTTCTGCCCCTCTGCACTATTTTGCCCTCCACCAACTTCCCATCATCTGCCCACTACCACCCTTGTCACCGAGTCACGGCCACCTCCGGGCTGCCCACCTCCACACAAGTAGTGCCGATGCCCGGAGAGGACCTCGTGCACCCTTCCCAagccccagtgctgctggcaaGGGAGAACGCTGCCTGCCAGCTCCACCTGCCCTTTCAAGAGCCAAGGAGACAAGGTGGGTGCTCAGCCCCAGGTCTTCCCATCCGAGGAgctggaaaggacccacgcGCACGATGCTAGAGCTCTTGACAGCGAGGGTCGTGGCCCCGACCTTTACCTGCTCTCTCAGTCTGACCCCGCTTTTGGAAAAGGCATCGTCCCACCACGATTCATCTCCCCAACGAAGAGGTCTGGAGACTTTATCGGTCCGGTCTATGCAGCAGGTCTGCAGGACCTCCCCGACACTCAGCACTGCCCAGGATCTCCAGAGCTGACGCCGTGCTCCGAGTAccaaactgcagagaaaaaagaaattgtgagCTTCTGCCAAGTCAAACCTCCAAACCAGCTACAGCATGGCATGAAAACATCATGCTGCCCGAGACGGGACCTGAACTGAAATAGTTACGCTGCTATAAACTGAGAAATACCCCGCAGGCACACCCCAGCACACGGAGCGAGACGCCAGAGCCGCACCCAGCACCTTTGGGGAGGACACAGTTACACATACGGATGCTGGGGCATGGGAAGCAATGCCCAGCTAAACCAGGAACGTTAATTTCTCGGTATTAACGCACCACCTCCAATCTTAACTATCGGCGTGCGGGAGCACTTTCCTTGCGGTTCAGCAGTACCTTAAGAAAGGCTTACGGGATAAGCCAAAATAGTCATCTCTTATAAGAAGCGTCCACACAAAAGGCTACACTTGTGTAGTGACGTTGTGACAGTTATGCTGGCAGCCCTTCTCTGCAACCGGCTCCTCCATTTGGGGACGGACCAGTGCTTTTTCAGGAACACCAAGTACAAGGAAGGGATAGCAGACTTTGCAAAGTTGGCAAACATCTATTTTTATAGGATCAGCTTTGAGAAGGCAGTACTACAAcatatagaaaacaaaatacagtcGTTACAAAATGGTTTGGCTGTTGGGATCTCCGAGGGATAACCAGCATGCTTTAATTTAATAGGAATTTAAGTGTAGCCTTCACAGCAAAGCAGTTAGTGCTACACTGGAAACCAGCAACAGCAAGTCAGCGATGGCTGTGAGACATTGATTTAACATTAGTTACCTCGTCCTGAGACTAAGACGACCACGATTCGCTGGCTTAAAGATCTACTTCATACATCCCGCAGCAGCTGAATCCTGCCCCGCACTTTGGCAATGCGGCATTGCAAATTCAACACCAGCcataacaaagagaaaaagagataaaaagggATTTAATGCTGTCAGGACTGCTAACCCCCAAATTCCAGCGCAAGCAAACACAGCAGAGGACTGAACCGGGATTAGTCCAAATATCCGCTCCATCTGCGTACTTCCACATTTACCTTCCACGTGTTTATTCCTAAGCTACAGACACGGCCTTTCATCACTCCCAGCAGCTTTCACCTTATAAATCCATCAGCTGTACCCTCCCAACAGCACAGCCTTCCGCAGacccgctcccccagcccttcccctctCGCCACGCACCGTGCTGTCTCGCATTCCTCCATTCAATGGTTTCTGCCCACCGTCAACAAACATCAGGAAAATACAGACTGACCTGTTTGCTCCTGCACCAAACAAAGGAGAGAAGGTGGCTTTggggtttcttctttttggcttttgtttctgaggaggaggaggatggcaaGTCAAACCGCTGGTAGGCacagagttttttttttttccagatctttattttacaaaaataacttACAAATAGAGACAACTCTCAGAAGTAAGATCACTCATTCTGTGCATAAGGATACAGCTCTGTGAAGTACGGGCGTAGGAGTTAACACCTCTTACAATACTGTTAACTTTAACATGATGGTAACTATATTACAGTACATACATTTCATGCTCCAGACATGTGGGTATGAGCACCACATAAAGCTACGGTCAATAAAGTGTGCCAGCCAGGGAGGATGCACCTCAGAGATCATTTCCATACTGCTATTTATCAGCATCCTCCTACCTACAATAGTTTAAAACCAAATGGCAATCTAACACTCAGACTACAGCACTCTGGATACACTCATCAGCAATATACTTCAAATACgtgataaaaatatatttaactttcAAATACAATTGTATAAGGTACACCAAGAGCCAGAAAATAAAGTCTTGAGCTTTTAAATACAACACActatatatataacatatacaAGGAGACAAGAGGGAGTCTacacatggaagaaaaagcttatCCTGGAAACGCATGTTATCTATGGTACACAATGGCTTCGTCTGCTAGAAAGTCATTTCCATTTGCATAGCGTTGTCGAGAAGTCGGGACGGGGGTAGGAGGACatcaaacaaaacacaccaccaaAAGGCTTAATTTTGGTACCACTTCCATTTTGCACCTGATTCTACTCTTAAATTACAGTTTGCTATTTCTCTTTCGTAGGCTGGAATTCATGCCCCGTTCATAACAAGCACAGAGAAAGGGGGaggtaaaaaaaccaacaacaccaaaaaaacaaaaacaaaaatcaaagagTCAAGGAGGTTTCTTTATGGGGTTGCAGTCATTTGGCATTTTGCTCCAGAGCAGAGTATTCTGCTTCCGACACTCTGGAAGCATCGATAAGTTTAGTGAGACCAGTTTTGGCAGAGTACTTGAAAATAAAGGCTTTCATGAGCTCGTATCTGTAGTTGCGGTTAATGAAGCTGTACAGGATGGGGTTGACGCAGCAATGGACTAGAGAGAAACACTGAGTGATGTGAAGAGTGGCATACAAGAAGTTCTCCATCTGACAACTGAAAGGTATGAAATGGAGGCTATAGAAGATGTCAAGCAGGACAGCTACATGGTAGGGTAGCCAGCAGACGAGAAACACGACAACGTAGGAGAAAATGATCTTCCCGTTGCTCTTCCTCTCCTGGTCACTGGAGGCGGAGATGGTCTTCGCAAGGAGGAAATAGAAGAGGGCAATGACGGGAAAAGGGATAAGAAAGCCCAGCACGACAGAGATGAGCTCCATGCCAATCAACCACTCTTTGAAGCTCTCCTCTGGATAGACAGGACGGCAATAGGTTTCGTTGTTGGAAGAGACAGTCTTGAGATAATAAGTGTCTGGGAGAGACGCAGAGAAGGCAAGGAGCCACACTAAGATGCAGATGCAGCGACGGATTATCTTCTTCTTGCGATTGCTGGAATTGGTGAAGTAGGCAACTGAGAGGTAGCGGTCCACACTCATGCATGCCAGGAAGAAGATGCTGCTGTACAAGTTGATGGAAAATATAAGGTGAGTTATCTTGCACGTGATTTCTCCCATGTGCCACTGGTTATGCTGGACGAGGGAGACGACCCACACCGGAAGGGTGATGACGACGCACAGATCGGCAATAGCCAAATTAAAGATGTAGAGGTGGGTTTCATAGCCAGTCATTTTGGCTTGGAGGTTGACCCACACCACAACCGAGTTGGCCACCAGCCCTATGACAAAGATGAAAATGTAGAAGAAGGACAGGGTGTACAGCAGGGCACTTTTGTTGAGCGTGCCTGGGCATGTTGTAGCATCAACCGTGATGCAGTCACCGTTGTTGCACGTCCAGTTGATCTCTGTCAAGTTGGCCGTTTCCAGAAAATCGAGGATGGAAGTCAAATCAAGCGCGCTCATGTTCGCTCACTTTGGAGTTCAAGTGACCTACAGGCAAAATAGGATCAAAAGAAACGACCTAAGTTAACAGAGAGATTTCTGCTGCCATCTTCATACCATAAAGCTCACGCAGGTCACGCTGTTTTAGTGACGTCCTACTCTTGTAAGGCACTTTCCATTAAAGAGATCCGTAGAGTAAACCAACCAAAACAGACACATAGCAAAACTCATCTGGTTGACCAAAGAGGAACAGCACTAGCTTtctatgtgattttttttgtttttattccttgCAGCTCACATCTGACATCATCAGGTTGGCTATCGTCCCCGGGTGTGAAATCCACAAAGTACACCATGGCCAAATAAACGTCAGGCAACTAAATCTGTCTTCTCCAGCATAAATGATGATACTATCACTTTCAGCAGGGGAATCTTTAAGCCATTTTATCTGCACTCCCTCAAGCATAGAATTGATCTGGCTGATACACGGTACCGTAAAACATTTACCACAAGCTCTGGTCAGCATCTCGTCaagcccagctccagctgcattAAGCAGAAATGAGGAACTAAGGGGCTTTGTACCCTCAtccaattttaaatttaaatcctgctccttcctccccccttcccttcaATTCTATTTTACAAAGCATCCCCTACGTTTAACGATTATCACATAgctttgagaaaaggaaaaaaaaaaaaaaaagtcagaactTGACT of Ciconia boyciana chromosome 10, ASM3463844v1, whole genome shotgun sequence contains these proteins:
- the ACKR3 gene encoding atypical chemokine receptor 3 codes for the protein MSALDLTSILDFLETANLTEINWTCNNGDCITVDATTCPGTLNKSALLYTLSFFYIFIFVIGLVANSVVVWVNLQAKMTGYETHLYIFNLAIADLCVVITLPVWVVSLVQHNQWHMGEITCKITHLIFSINLYSSIFFLACMSVDRYLSVAYFTNSSNRKKKIIRRCICILVWLLAFSASLPDTYYLKTVSSNNETYCRPVYPEESFKEWLIGMELISVVLGFLIPFPVIALFYFLLAKTISASSDQERKSNGKIIFSYVVVFLVCWLPYHVAVLLDIFYSLHFIPFSCQMENFLYATLHITQCFSLVHCCVNPILYSFINRNYRYELMKAFIFKYSAKTGLTKLIDASRVSEAEYSALEQNAK